A stretch of the Schistocerca serialis cubense isolate TAMUIC-IGC-003099 chromosome 2, iqSchSeri2.2, whole genome shotgun sequence genome encodes the following:
- the LOC126456785 gene encoding protein charybde-like isoform X1: MEVLPCPVTVDFSNYTGEERSSPDYADDEWWSQSHGDDDEEGAEAVRALARRLEAELRAAKTAQLSRSEVLLPADLLPRVARCVLHQADSEPCGLRGCTLFINFETDQECRRIGTVKCDPSTVSTFELFLTLKQDCSSWHSILPQFLKNLARRGTIMISRDFTLTKKKLFRSYSE; encoded by the exons ATGGAGGTTCTACCCTGCCCAGTCACTGTTGACTTCTCCAACTACACAG GAGAGGAGAGGAGTAGCCCCGACTACGCGGACGACGAGTGGTGGTCGCAATCGCACGGCGACGACGACGAGGAAGGCGCGGAGGCCGTACGTGCTCTGGCCCGGCGGCTAGAGGCCGAACTGCGGGCGGCCAAGACCGCTCAGCTGTCCCGCAGCGAAGTTCTGCTGCCCGCCGATCTGCTGCCCCGCGTCGCGCGCTGCGTCCTGCACCAGGCCGACAGCGAGCCTTGCGGACTCAG AGGCTGcacacttttcattaatttcgAGACGGACCAAGAATGCAGGCGAATTGGAACAGTGAAATGCGACCCCAGCACTGTTTCGACGTTCGAGCTCTTCTTGACTCTCAAACAAGACTGCAGTTCCTGGCATTCAATACTGCCACAGTTTCTCAA GAATCTTGCGCGGCGTGGCACAATAATGATCAGCCGGGACTTCACACTCACCAAGAAGAAACTCTTCCGTTCCTACTCAGAGTAG
- the LOC126456785 gene encoding protein charybde-like isoform X2 — MEVLTCSVTGKFSGIRGEERSSPDYADDEWWSQSHGDDDEEGAEAVRALARRLEAELRAAKTAQLSRSEVLLPADLLPRVARCVLHQADSEPCGLRGCTLFINFETDQECRRIGTVKCDPSTVSTFELFLTLKQDCSSWHSILPQFLKNLARRGTIMISRDFTLTKKKLFRSYSE; from the exons ATGGAAGTACTCACGTGTTCGGTTACCGGCAAATTCTCAGGAATCAGAG GAGAGGAGAGGAGTAGCCCCGACTACGCGGACGACGAGTGGTGGTCGCAATCGCACGGCGACGACGACGAGGAAGGCGCGGAGGCCGTACGTGCTCTGGCCCGGCGGCTAGAGGCCGAACTGCGGGCGGCCAAGACCGCTCAGCTGTCCCGCAGCGAAGTTCTGCTGCCCGCCGATCTGCTGCCCCGCGTCGCGCGCTGCGTCCTGCACCAGGCCGACAGCGAGCCTTGCGGACTCAG AGGCTGcacacttttcattaatttcgAGACGGACCAAGAATGCAGGCGAATTGGAACAGTGAAATGCGACCCCAGCACTGTTTCGACGTTCGAGCTCTTCTTGACTCTCAAACAAGACTGCAGTTCCTGGCATTCAATACTGCCACAGTTTCTCAA GAATCTTGCGCGGCGTGGCACAATAATGATCAGCCGGGACTTCACACTCACCAAGAAGAAACTCTTCCGTTCCTACTCAGAGTAG